In the genome of Ctenopharyngodon idella isolate HZGC_01 chromosome 16, HZGC01, whole genome shotgun sequence, the window CCTTGTGGACCAACGATGAGAATGTGATAAGGCCTTGAGTCACATGACACAGGCAGCAGCTCTGCACATTCACTGTTCAGTATAAGTAACAGTCAAGGGCCAACAAGCCACCGTGTTGTTGTGTAACTCTACACCGGCCGTTTGCACACTACTCAAGAAAAGATCAGAGGCCTCGTGACTGCGTCCACACTGATGCTAACCAACCATCACCCTCCCTTATATGACATCACTCCAcatctctctcgctctctcgaaACTATGAATGGTGGAAGTGTGTGTTTAAGAGGGAGGGATCAAGTGACTcacctaaaacacacacacaccagcaccGAGGTGGCAGTCAGCTTTACGTCTGTGACTCATGTTTACTTCACTTATTGCACGGAATCGGTCCTATTTCCATGCTGCAGTGTTAATATTTACCTAATGATAGAAGCACGTCTCCACACCCTCACAAAAAAATCCATAAGCTAAAGATACTGCATGGTTGCTCATATTTCCTGTTTGAATCATTGAGAGTTTGTGTATACATTTGTTACACAATGCTACCAAATCACTAGCTGGGGGAAATCAGATACGTCATTACAACATTTTCAACTAATCACCGACTTTAAGCTGATCaactatatatttatcataCAAAAgggctggtaaaaaaaaaaaatactactaataataaacaATTCAGGTCTTCAGGTCGAAGAAACTAATGTCCAATTGTACATATCACACTATAAATTGATGCGTTTTATCACATGTAGGTGTCattaccagtgttgggggtatcGCATTACAAATAACgcaagttacataatcagattactttaagtaactaaagtaacgcattactttaaatttacaacaaaatatcagagttactttttcaaatacgtaattcaagttactttgttttcccttGTATTTGCATGCAGCATAACGGAAAGGTtagtttgagctgcgccctctactgtataggagtgaatttgcatttccttcagcctgattTCACTTTCGGTGTGAAagagcctttacatttgccaaatatatatatatatttttgtttttaaaaaacaaacaagcaagcccagcccaaactaagtaacgcaattagttactttttttgcGGAGTAACCCAATATtgtaatggattacttttaaaagtaactttccccaacactggtcatttcaaataaaaaatactattacaaatgcttgactctcctctgttttctatttatattaactatttaaattatatattcattataaaataatacaaaagcaTCTTGGTTTGCGTACTGAAAATGAAACATTCTATAATATGAAACCAGACCTTTCTAAACACGAAACAAGCAACTAAAGCaacttttataaaaaatagTGGTGACTGTAAATCATgagattaatcatgattattttattctattgacagccctagatACAATATTCTTTGTGAAAAGATTTAGATTTACACATCTAACGTTATTCTTACAGAAGGTAGGAAAAGATACAaaagctaatcatttaatttagcAAGCAATGTTATGCTAGCTATGTATGTTGTTACTGAAATGTCACGTATAATATTTCTCGCACACGGTATAAATGGACCTTTATACATTATATAGTTGGTTTTACATTGTAAAGTGACAAAATCCCTCACAAATTCGTCAAAATATTTAAGGGTCCCTGgcatcaaaaagtttgaaaacccctgctgtTATTGAACCTTTTCCTCAGTTACAGTTGCTAAACATCCGCTAATGTCCCCGAGATCATATTTCTGACAAAATCCAACCACTAAAGGAATATAATAGCATATCACTTTGCAATTATCATCAAAACAACTTTAAAATCTCCATGTTTCACAAGTGAGAACGGCATTCAATGGGTTTGTAAGTCAGTGGACAGCGCCGTCGTGCTGAAATCTCTGGCGCCGCAGCCTCAATGCTCGGGTCAAAACAACATTAGATATTCACATCGATTAAACCGGAATAGTGTGCTATTGTACTATGAGCTGTCATGATGAAGTGTGCACTTGTATAAAGGCAAAATGGCGCATAATACAATCCCAGAGCTGAGAATGAAGCAGAGGCCTGATCTCCATATGACTAATAAGCACAAATGTGATTCTGACACACTCAGAACCACGGGCTCTATATGGCAAACGAATAACATACACAGGGATCATTCACACCTCATTCCCCCTCAATCCTTCAGCCAACAGCTCGAGATATATCTCCTTTTCACATATAGGATCCATAAAGCTCTTACTTCAACATAGACTgctccttctcctcctctttCTTCTGCCTGTCCATGACACCGAGGATGATCTTCCTCTCCTCCTCGGTGAGGTGGCTCAGGTCCGGCATCTCCGGCAGGACAGGCCCGCTGCGGAGCCCAGCTGGAGCAGACATCTTTACACGCCGATGCTGAAGAAGATCAATAACCAGACTTAATCCATGATGAATGCAAGGTCTATTTGATCAATCATCAGTGGATTTTGGTTGCTCAGGAATCAAAGCACCCACAGCAGCATCTCTGATGACCGTTATGATGTTTTACAACACTATAAAAGAGGTTAAGTTATTATACAACTATTGAAATGATAGCAATGCAAGCTCATGGACTATATAAGGTGGATTTTACAGCATTAGATCAATCATTCTCTGAGCAATAGAAGAATGGATACAGCTGGTCCTTTTAAAGGCAATGGCTATTGAAATGAACGTAATCCTGTTTAAAATTCTCCTCTTCCTcaatacaaaaagaaaatgaataaagcAACGATGCATTATGAATAAAATAGCAGATTTCAGATGCTATTCCAGATCTCAGTGAGGATGTGAAAGCGCCTCTTGCCTTTTATTTGGCCATCATTCTGTTCAATCCTGTCTAACCCATCGCTGTCATCGTCCTGGAAAAGTTCTTTTCCATctcataataaatgtttgtttcccTTTTGAGTCCCTCTGCTCCGGTGCCTCGCTTTCCTCCAGGTTTGGTAATTCTTGAAGATAtcttaaatacacaaaaatggATGCAGCGACAGAGAATCCCAATTGGAAGAGTGTGGGCGGAGCAAAGCCGCCCGGCTGGGAGGCGAATTTACCAATCGTGCTATGGCGAAGGTTTATTGTTAATATTCATGAGGCAGCGTTCGCTTTTGGAAGGAAACGACACAACGTCAGCACGGtctattttgatatttaaaagcaTATCATTCGCCATTGGAACGGATGCAGTTGACGTCAGCGTTACATAATTAATATTCAGGAATCAAACCTTTTTCTCATTCAATGCCAGGAAAATAGGTATTTGTAGATTACCAAGTTTCccataataaacaataaacacaacaaCTTTCCCTGGCGTTTAATAATCCTTCTAGAATAACGTTGAATAGAGAgagataaaaacaaataaattgttTCATTTTCCAGTACACAAAATTGACAAGTgtgtaatacattaaaatatgtttcCAGGAACCAAAACCAGAACTCATCGTCAGCATGAACCAATGAATATTGAAGTATCAAGGCTTGACCATTGGAAGGTCATGATGACACAACGTCAGTATGACCTAATGAATATTCATCTAAACCTTTGCCATAGTAGGACTCGCAATTTCATTGACAGCCAGTCGAAAATCATAGTGAAAAAACGGACTGGAACCTTCATTCGAGCAGGATCAgccataaattctaaaaataacCTCAGAAGGGCCCCTTGCAGATTACATTTATAGACCAATAATGCGTGAATTTATTACACCCTTTATGGAATAATACTACGTCCTTTTAAGAGATGATAATgctcaattacattttaaactgcaaaataaaaaatatacttctTCGTTTCAATTTAGAGGCAAATAAAACACTCAAATATTAATGAGGTGATTCTTGATTTCATATGGGATTATGATACAAGGTTTTATTTAACCACAGCAAACTTTAGCATGACCATCAATATCATATCAAACATTACTACATTATGTAATGCTCagaacaaatatttaaacataaaattgatACATCAGATGCTGATCTGTTcaacattttataatgtaaatgacTTATTAATGAAAGCATTACCCAGGTCTTCATCCAAAGCAACCATTTCTGACTGTATATTTATTCCTTACCCTCCATTTCTCACTGACTGTAACAGTTTTAAATGAGAGTAGATTGAGATGATAGGATTATGGACTAAAAAGGTGAAGAGGATCTTTTATCTCATTAGAACATTAAGTCTTTAAAAGGATGAGAAAAAAACCACACTGGTTTACATTAGCAAACAATTATACATAACACAAACACCATAAAACATCAggtttgcatttaaaggctgAATGTAAACAGAGACAACTGATCCTTAAAGGGGTCCATGATTATgatttaactttagttagtgtgtaatgttgctgtttgagcataaacaacatctgcaaagttacaacactcaaagttcaatgcaaagggagatattttcttttacagaaatcgctttttaaagactacaacaaatggctggtagggactacaacgagcttcttcccaggttggtgacatcacaaaccccaaaatttacataaaccctgcccccgtgaacacaaaacaattttagagaagaggaagagttgttgtagtacaGTGTTGCTGCCATGCCGttattttacgccggactgcttcacaaacgagggtcaattcaacgctggatttgcacaaaagattaacatgacggcacatgctagtcgatgagttgaatcatctccacagcaactacataaatgtatccactaaccattcagaaacatccagttacattctaaaagttgtaacttctttctgagtctctccatcagtgtccaacttcggtttgaacaatgtaaggctgatcactgttactgacaatcataattttggctgtgtgagattctccacctttgttgctgttgagcaaccgaagcatgagctgttaaagctccgccctcttttggaaagcgggccgggagcagcagctcatttgcatttaaagggacactcaaaaaattgcaaatttggggcaaatttgacaggCTAAGAaataatctgtggggtattttgagctgaaacttcatagacgcattctggggacaccagagacgtatattacatcttgtgaaaggggcattataggtcccctttaacaatACTCACCAATCTTACCTTAGCAATTATTGAAGTCCACCATAAGATCATTAAGAGCACCTACAAGGTAACCTTGCTCCAAAGTAAATTTATGCTAATTAATCTATATATTGATAACAATAGAAggtgatggaaacacatttggAACAGTCCTGTTCCCATTTACACCAATGCAAAGGGTAAAttgaaaacattaatatattCACAGATTAAGACATTGTTTATTGTTCATATTCAATCAATTATAAAGCAATTCTAGAATCATTTCCATGCTCATGTAAAATTCTTTACAAATATGCAGCAATATATTGAAAGTTCTTGTATAtaccaaaaaatgttttagtatgGAAGTAAAAGAGTGGCCAAAGAGTGGAATATTCTGGAGCGCGTCCGTGTGTGGAGAACAGAAACCCATCCATCGAAAGCACCTCTTTAATTCATCTCTTACTCCACAACAGCCACCACATGTTTCTCATTTTCTATCTGCACAGGAATAGATCCCGGCTTGCTGTGTTTGCGGATGTTTAGTTccctaaaaacacacacacacacacacaaagaagcAAAGACAATCAGAATGCCAATCAAACTCAAACATGGATTCATTTCCTTTTGCTGCCAGTACAATGGAGCCAAACATCAAAAGATTTAAAGTTGAAGtgattttttcatgtttttccaaacaaGTCACAGTGAACATGTTGAACTTGTAATGGTATGTAATGCAAATGAGCTTAttgtttttgagtgaattatAACCTTTAACCTTTAGttctcacaaaacctgtcaaggATTGTTCAAGATAAACATCAGCACTGAAAAGGTCTTAACATTTGGTGAAGGGAACTTACTTCCTGCGCTGGGCTTCTTTCATTTGCCGCTGCTCTCTCTTCTGTTTCAGGACATCTCTGGGCAGGTGGCGGTGACAGGCGATGCGTTTCACTTGTGGGTGGTGCCGAAATTTCTCCATCAGCTTCTTGTTGTAGTTTGCGGCAGCTTTTTCTCGGGCGGAGAGCTGTGAACAATGAGATTTGCGTCAATGGTCAAGactcatacatacatacatgcatacagatAAAGTAGAAAAGATTTAGCTATGGGTACAACCTGCTTTCTAACTGTATTAGTGTACACATTTCTTAGGAATGCACTGTGGCagcaaaaatatcttgaaaagTCTTTTTAGTTTGGCAATCAATGTAAAGCAGCACATTTTTCAGTAGAAGAACCCAAGTGCTcctcatctatctctctatcaTAACATTTCTGCGGCTCCCATGCTTTGGCGCGTCTCACTCCACACCCCTCCAAGGGCTTTCATTCTAATTAAAAGCAATGATTTTCTCAAATTCAATTTGTTTAGGGCAATCTAATAGCTGCTGATGCCATCAGAGCGCTCGGGAGGAAAATCTGAAGGCCTGTTAACTCTTATTTACGAACTTCTTGACAGCGTTCacatgaggggaaaaaaaacaaacatgactCTGCAGATTCCATCCCATAACAGAGCTATTGTGTTTGTAGTCCTAAAAACCAACACTGCGCCCGAAATCAAATACTTTCCTACTATATGGTACAcgaaaaacagtacgccaaaagagtaggcgaaaagtcccaggatgacctactacttccagcgaggttctgaagtgcacattcaatggacactttactatcccacgAAGCCACGGAAGAGGATTGTAGAACTGAATGTATGAACTGACAAATGTATGAATGTGACGACTGTAGAATATAagaactgacgctggtaggtcacatgactaatgacatggtggatgtagtacgtccgaatttTATTCATACTACCCGTATTCATAGTATATggagcatatttttttttttaaaggttgcGAAGTAAATTCAAACGTAAATGTAGTACCTTCTCAGTACGCAATTTCGGACACAGCGCAAGAAGCGAATTAGCATTTCAAATAGAATTTTAGAATACGATTTTTTGGATATATtagtaaaattacattactttaagaGACATTGACACTGTTCTACAACAaattacacacattcacacctcaaatgtgaattttaaattgtttctAAAATTGCTAACAAGTTGGAACACAAGGACTACAACTACCACAAGAATGGATGAATACTTATCCAGCAATTTTTTACTGTAATCAGCGTTGTTATCGttaaacaactttaaaatgttgccttgcaacaaactgaaataagtttaagttgaagtactaaaattactaactaaaatataaaactaaaactgaacttaaactaaaataaattaatttttagatttaaaaaaaaaaaaaaaaagcacaaaacaaaattacactaaaattacaattaaaacggaatatataagctaattcagtatattaacaaaaactataatagcatataaatattactaaaataaccATGACCTTGGCATAGTTAGAGCtatactgtttgagctacagaaatgcttatttaaaaatgaacagtcTGTGCAATTCAACAGAaaattataaagtatataaCATTGTAAGTGGACTTCAggcataaaataaaaaggtagTAAAACATGGCCCCTTTAATTGAAACAACAGACATAAATGTGCTTATGTGCAAAAATATGATACTGTGAATGTAAAAAGTCACTTATAGAGGGCCAACCTCATAAACGgtgaattttcatatttatatagtaaaatgGGCACTCAATCagatgaagaaaaacaaaaacaaaccaaacccAGCTCCAAAGAGCTTCTCCAGACAGCAATCTCTTGATTCAGCATCTGCTCCTTTAATTAAATACTCTCATGTGCCTGATAGTTTAATGTCTTCATTATTTTTCCTGCTTTAAGTGATTGGCTGATTCAAACTGCTGATAACTGCAGTGAGTGTCTGATCTCTTTAAGTGAAACGCATCAGAATAAATCTCTCTCTTAAAGTCCAGCGGGAGCCAAAAACTTGCCAACGCTGGACGGCATGAGGGAATCAGATGAACTAGAGCTGATATGAAATGATGGGCAGAAGAAACTACATTCACCTGGAGCAAAACTAACCTCTGCCTCAGCAGAGCAAAAAGCGTTGCTTCCACGTGTATTTACAAATGAAGTTTACTTAAAGGGGCCAGTTTTGTAACAATTATTTTTCCCCTGACTTGAACTGGGGCTCCTTAACAGATAAGGTCTTATTTTTAAGCAACTTTCAAGATCAGATTCCATTAAAAGGCTGAATAATATTTTGGCTAAACCATCCAGCACTAATCTATACTATTTTTTGACAGAGAACTGAATTATTCAAGTCTCATATGCCTAAATGAACCATAAAAGTGCCTCAATCTTTAACAAACATCTATGGACATGTGCGGATTTCCTTGTAAGCAAACTTCACTTTATGAAATAGGTGTAGGCACTTTGGGGCACTCTATTACAAGAGTTGCTCTGACAAGAGACATAAAACTCTAGAGCTTTTTCCTGGCCAGGTTTGAGACCGTGGCAACACTGCCATAGAAGTGCTTAATGAAAGTGATTTGTGGGTGTAATTCCTTTTAAGTGCTTGATAGGGTGACCACAGGGCCAACTGTGGCCCATATTAACCACCTGAGCGCATTTGCAACAAGTTAACACCCTCACAAAGCTCTACAATCAAAGAATGGAACCTAGAGTCAGTGAGttacatattttactttgtaacttgttaaatatggatatttttcttacacaaacgcatcgctttgctgcAGAacgactttattaaccccccggagccgtgtggaataggttttgctttggatggatgcactttcttgagctttatactcattggtcccgttcactaccattataaaggtTGGATgtatcaggatatttattaatattactccGATTgttttcatctgaaagaagaaagtcatatatacctaggatggcttgagggtgagtgaagcttgggataattttcatttgaaagtgaactaatcctttaaaactcCTTTTGGATGACTTGGATATAAAATGGGATCATGCACTCACCAATCCGAGCTTCTCTGAggctttggccttccacagcCGAATGTTCATCTCGTCGGAACCGCTCATGATGTATTTGTTGTCAGCTGACCATCTCACACAGATGACATGCTGCATACGTTTGGTGTGGTACACCTCCCTGAGGATTGTAAGAAATTACATGTAATGCCAGAAATTTGCTCTATTTACTTTCTTATTGCACAAAAAATACATGATAGATAGAGTTTATGCTTAACAAGgattaaaataagtttatttttgGTGCCCAACTGACAGatttcttttcttgttttaagcaatgAAAACAAGACTTCTCAAGTCATTTTGTTTCTCAAATAGGcctaaatgtatcttgatttaagaatttttagatatttttgatagaaaacaagacaaaaatactaagcaagaaaaacatttttgcagtgttgttcttgttttaagcatgcAGTGCGAAATTTAATGCCACTTTATGAATTTAAGATTTTCTGCtctgatttaaagggttagttcacccaaaaatgaaaataatgtcgtttattactcaccctcatgtcgttccacacccgtaagaccttcattcatcttcagaacacaaattaagatatttttgaataaatccgatggctcagtgaggtctacATTCACAGAAATGACATtccctctctcaagatccataaaggtactaaaaacatatttaaaacagttcatgctagttcagtagttctaccctaatattataaagcgacaagaatacttttcgtgcgccaaaaaaacaaaataacgacttttcaacaatatagtgatgggccaatttcaaaacactgcttcagagctttgcgaatcgaatcagtgactcagagcgccaaagtcacgtgatttcagcactttagccatttgataggagatccgaatcactaatttgattcgtaaagctctgaagcagtgttttgaaatcggcccatctctatattgttgaaaagtcgttattttgtttttttggtgcacgaaaagtattctcgccgctttataatattaaggtagaactactgaactcacatgaactgttttaaatatgtttttagtacctttatggatcttgagagaggaaatgtcattgctttgaatgcaggcctcactgagccatcggatttaatcaaaaatatcttactttgtgttctgaagatgaatgaaggacttacgggtgtggaacgacatgagggtgagtaattaatgacattattttcatttttgggtgaactaaccctttaagacctttttaaaggattagttcacttcagaattaaaatttcttgataatttactcacccccatgtcatccaagatatttgtctttctttcttcagtcaaaaagaaattaaggttgaggaaaacattccaggatttttctccatatagtggacttcaacagctacCAATGGTTGAAGgcccaaattgcagtttcagtgcagctttaaagggctctacacaatcccagacgaggaattaTCTATAGTCTTATCGAGTGAAACGATCTgctattttctaaaaaaaataatttatatactttttaaccacaaatgctcatcttgcactgctctgcgatgcaccacacattacgtaatcacgttggaaaggtcatgggtgatgtaggcggaagtaccgatccagtgtctacaaagctaACGTGCAAAGACCAAGTCAAAcactctttacaaaaaaaaaaaaaggtaaaagaaCCAtattggacgattttgaagttggaagaGAAGTTTTCGCCCTACCACGGCACTTCAGCCTACAtcacacatgacctttccaatgtgattacataatgtgtggcgcatcgcaaagcagtgcaagatgagcatttgcagtaaataatatataaatgttatttttttttagaaaatggcagatcgtttcactagataagacccttattcctcggctgggatcatgtagagccctttgaagctgcaatgaaactgaaatttggaccttcaacccgttggtagctgttgaagtccactatatggagaaaactcctggaatgttttcctcaaaaaccttaatttctttttgactgaagaaagaacatcttggatgacatgggggtgagtaaattatcaggaaatttaaattctgaagtgaacaaatcctttaaggccttaatttgtGGAACACTGAAGAAACCCTATATATATTTTGACACGAATGAAAATACTACTAGATGGCTTTCTCCAGACATTATAGATCTCCTTGGACTTTCCGCACCACACTCACCTGCTGTTGCCTCCGTCTTTCAGAAAGATGCGGACGGTTTTGTCAAAGCTGGCGGATACAAACTCCCTTCCTGTAGGTGAATAATCCACATCCAGCACAGCGGATACATGATCCATGTGCACAGTCACAGGAATATCCATATACCTTATGTCATAAGTATAGAGGCtgtggaaaaaaacagaaaaagatgACATGATTTATTTACACTCACTTAATTTTTCATGTAAAGGTTTACGCTGAAATGAACTCACTTGTAATCTTCATTtgcacaaacaaaataataggcTTCCATTTGGTTCCAGCAAAGTGTATTGCTTCTCATTTTCATGATAACCTGAAACAGTGTAATTTCATTGTAGTCATAAATGGAAATATTCAGCCATGTGGGTGACAAGTAAAAGTTGTGGgtgaaaagtaaaaatattgcAGACCTTTCTGAGTGGTGCAGCTTCTCTAGTGTCATACAAGATAATACTTCTGTCTGATCCACAGCTGGCGAGAAGTTCGGTCTGCAAAGGACAATGGGACAATTTACTGGTGATAAAACTTTAAATGAAAGAAATGTGTGACATTTGGTGTCTAAACTACTCAGTTACTTCTATGAACCTCCTTATTTTGCCTCATATTGTTATGTGAGGCAAAATAGgcctcatatatatataaaatagacaaaataaaatagGCCTCAAATACATTGAGAACAGCACTGTATTATGGCAGTACTCATCAAGCCCACTATTGGCTTTGTCTCATTTACATCATTGTAAAGCTATGGCTTTGAAATAATACATGTTATGAATGTCCACAGATTTAAACTGAAATTAAGTTGAATTTGTTGATCACCTCCACAGGGTTGTAGCGGACGCAGTTGAAGCTGTCCACACCCCAGCTGAAGGAGCGGATGGGACTGCTTCTCTGCTCATCCCAGATATCCACCGTCTGCCCACAGGTTGCGAACAGTCCCTCCCTATAGTGGTGGTCAATGTCAGTGAACACCGCCTGCGAAACAACATCATTAGAAGCTGAAAACATGAGCAAAAAGTACAGAAACCTAAAAGTATgtgcaaatgaataaatatgactaaaaataaTTCCATTTAGTGGAGTTGTTGCTGAATTGtgagtagggctgcacgatattggaaaaaaactGACAATGTGATATTGGCTAATGGCTAATTTgaaaagaattaatcattctaggaTGATTGTGAATATGCATAGAAAATacagatacaaatgaaataaatagtgctttatattttccacgtaagtctaacagtattcaggtacagaaattgaataatcaaatgtaaaataatactgtGTGTAATAATACATAGTCTCACTGTATAAATGAAACAATTAGTCTGTGTTAAAACTACAAGTGTGATGTTTTTCAGCAGGGgcttctgtcactttaagactgaatgcgCGGCGCGGATCCAAAAATAGTGTTACACATccggttttctttctcaattgtttcGCTCACCTAAGCCATAATCAATTGTGTTTATGATGATAGGCAATCTTTTACTTG includes:
- the dcaf13 gene encoding DDB1- and CUL4-associated factor 13; protein product: MKVKVLCRNPDDYVRETTRDIQRVPRNYDPTLHPFEVPREYTRALNATKLQKVFAKPFVASLDGHRDGISCIVRHPKSLSTVLSGACDGEVKVWNLPKRECLRTVKAHEGFVRGMCSRFCGTSFFTVGDDKTIKQWNMEAPGYGVCEEPINTILGKAVFTDIDHHYREGLFATCGQTVDIWDEQRSSPIRSFSWGVDSFNCVRYNPVETELLASCGSDRSIILYDTREAAPLRKVIMKMRSNTLCWNQMEAYYFVCANEDYNLYTYDIRYMDIPVTVHMDHVSAVLDVDYSPTGREFVSASFDKTVRIFLKDGGNSREVYHTKRMQHVICVRWSADNKYIMSGSDEMNIRLWKAKASEKLGLLSAREKAAANYNKKLMEKFRHHPQVKRIACHRHLPRDVLKQKREQRQMKEAQRRKELNIRKHSKPGSIPVQIENEKHVVAVVE